DNA sequence from the Streptomyces sp. CA-210063 genome:
GCACGATGGCTGGACTCGCCGCGCATGCCGCACTTGCCGCTGAATCCGGATCCAATCCCGACGTCGAGCTGCTCTACGACATCAATGGTCTGGCCAAGGACGCGCCCGCCTGGCTCGACCGGGTGATGGAGTTCGTGGGGGAGTACGGGCTTCTCATCGTCATGGTGCTGCTGATCCTGGGGTGCTGGTGGAGCGTGCGGAGGCGGGGCGGGGAGGATGCCGCGTCGTCCGTCGCCGCGTTGGTGTGGGCGCCGCTCGCCGCCGGTATCGCCGTGCTGGTCAATGTGCCGATACGTGGGTTCGTCGAGCGGCCTCGGCCCTTTCGCGATCACGAGGGGCTGGACGTGTTGGTCGCCGGGAAGACCGACTACTCGTTCGTGAGTGATCACGCGACGCTGATCATGGCGATGGCGGTGGGGCTGTTCGTCGCCGACCGGAAGTTCGGGGTGGTCGGGCTGGTGGTCGGGCTGCTCGGGGGGTTCATCCGGGTTTACATGGGGGTGCACTATCCGACCGATGTGATCGGTGGGTTCGCGTTGGGGACCGCTGTTGTCCTGTTGCTGTCGCCGCTTGCCATGGCTCTGCTCACGCCGGTGATGAAGGCGGTGGAGCGGTCGGCTCGGGTGGGGTGGGTTGTGCGGGGTCGGGGGCGGGATGAGGGGCGAGCGGTGGTTTCTGGGGCTCGGGTTGAGGGGGTTTCTGCGGAGGAGCGGGATTTGGCGGCCTGAGGGTCGTGTCTGGGTTTTCGCCCCCGCCGCCCCTACCCGTCCCGTCCCCCAGGGGCTGTGCCCCTTCGACCCCCTTGAGCGCCTTATAGCTCGGGGGGTTCTGTTCGTTGGCGGGTGCGGGATCGTCGTGGTTGATCGCGCAGTTCCCCGCGCCCCCATGAAGGGGCCTGCGGCCCTTCACGGGAAGAGGGCTGCGGGCTGGCTGCTACAGGGACTGCGGGAAGTTGAAGAAGTTCTTGGGGTCGTACTTCTTCTTCAGGGTGGTGAGGCGGGGGGCCGCGTCGCCGTAGTAGGACTTTTTCCAGTTGGGGAGGGTGGGGTCGGTGTAGTTCTGGTAGGCGGCGCCGGAGGCGTGGCGGGTCATGGACTTGTGGGCCGTGTTCAGCCAGGACTGGGCTGTCGTGCCGGAGGTGCCGGGCTTCCAGGAGGCGAGGTACTGGGCCAGCATGCGGGAGCGGCGGTGGACGAAGGCCGTGGCTGTGGGGGAGACGCGGTTGACCTGGCCGCCGAGGGCTGTCAGCTGGATGGAGCCGGCTCCGCCTCGTACTCCGGTGATCTGGGTCAGGAGGGTCTGGATGCCCGCCGAGGAGATCGAGCGGTCGAAGAAGTCCGAGCGGGCCGCGTACGTCTCGCGGCGCAGCGCGCCCTCGGGGGAGCGGCCCGGGGTCGAGCCGGGCAGGTGGCACTTGGCGTCGGTCGAGAAGGAGGAGCAGCCCGCGTAGCCCTCCATGGCGTCCTCGTACGAGCGGCGCTTGAGGGAGACGCTGCGGGCGGGGGTGCCGACGCGGTCGGCCAGGCGGTCGAGGGCGTTTTCGAGGTCGCCGTAGGTGCCGAGGGAGAAGGCGGCGACCGAGACGGACGGGGTGCCTCCGTTCTGGATGTGGCAGGACGACCAGATCTCGTCGGGCTGGGTCGGGCCCCACTCCTGCCAGGCCTTCAGTACGGCGGCGGCCTTCGACCACGGCCAGGTGAGGTACGCGGTGACGCCCTTTGCGGCCGGGTGGGTCTTGAAGCGGAGTTCGGTGACCACGCCGAAGTTGCCGTTGCCGGCGCCTCGTAGGGCCCAGAAGAGGTCCTTGTTGGTGGTGGCGTTCGCGATCAGTTGTGTGCCGTCCGCTGTGATCAGCGTGGCCTGGGTGAGGCTGTCGCAGGTCAGGCCGTAGGCGCGGGAGGCCACTCCGTGGCCGCCGCCGAGGGTGAGGCCACAGACGCCGACGGTGGGGCAGGAGCCGGCCGGGATGGTCACGCCCTTGGCGGCCAGGGCTCGGTAGACGTCGATGAGTTTCGCGCCGGCGCCGACCACGGCTTCGTTCGCGGAGGCGCGGACCTTGTTCAGTTTCGAGACGTCTATGACGAGCCGGCCGTTGCCGGAGGACCAGCCGGCGTAGGAGTGGCCGCCGTTGCGGATCGAGACCTTGATGTCATGGGCCTTGGCGTAGGTGAGGGTGGTGCGGATGTCGTCGGGGTGGGCGACGTAGGCGACGGCGGTGGGTTTGAGGTTGTCGAAGCGGGTGTTGTAGAGCTGGCGGGCTGTGGACCAGGACTTGTCGCCGGGGCGGATGAGGGGGCCGTCGAGGTCTCGGGCGAGGGCGGACCAGTTGGCGGCGGTGGATTTGGAGGCGGTGTCGGGGGCTGCGGTTGCGGCTGCGCCTGCGCCGGTTGTTGTGCCGGTGGCTGTTCGGAGGGAGGTGTCCGTGGACTGGGTGGTGGTGCCGGTGCGTTCGGCTGTGCAGGCGGAGGTGGCGAGGGTGGTCAGTGCGGCTGCGCCGCCGCCGATGAAGGTGCGTCGTTCCATGTGTGCCTCCCGGGGCGCCGCGCGGTGGGTCGTGGAACGAGACGGGGTTGGCGGGATGGGGGTTCCCATGGTGCGTGAGCGTGGGCATTTCTTGGGATTTCCTCGCCCCCGCCGCCCCTACCCGTCCCATCACCAGGGGCTGCGCCCCTTCGACCCCCCTTCTGGGGGCTGCCGCCCCCAGGCCCCCGCTGGGGGGAGAGGGGTGCTGTGGTGAGTGGGTAGGTGCCGGAGCGTTGGCAGCGTCGTCGGGTGGCCGGTGGGCTTTGGAGGGGGTGCATGCCGGCGGCGGTGGTCCGCGTTGGCGGTGTCGCCGGGTGACCGACCGGCTTCCGGAGGCGGTGCATGCCGGCGGCAGTGGTCCCGGGAGCCCCGCCCCGCAGGAGCTTGCCTCCCCGATGACGACCCCCTGCCCCCCGGAGCTCCCTCCCTCCGCCCCCCGGGAGCCCCCCTCAGGGCCCCTACGTCCCCGAAAGCCCCTCCCTGATGAGCCATTCTCCCGCCAACCCCCAGCCCACCGAACGCCCGTTCCCCGGGGAAGCTGAGGCATGGCGGCACTCCATCGAACGCCCGCCCCCAAGACCCCTGAGGCGCGGCGGCACCCCCCGAGCCCGTTTCCCCGGGATTCGTGAGGTGCGGCGGCGCCCCGCCGAGCCCGTTTCCCCGGGATTCGTGAGGTGCGGCGGCGCCCCGCCGAGCCCGTTCCCCCGGGATCCGTGAAGCACGGCGGCGCCCCGCCGAGCCCGTTCCCCCGGGATCCGTGAGGTGCGGCGGCGCCCCGCCGAGCCCGTTCCCCCGGAGTCCGTGAAGCACGGCGGTGCCCCGCCGAATGTCCGTCCACCCGAGGCCCTTTGGCTTGGCGGTGCCCCATCGAACGCCCGTCCCCCGGACCCCCTGAGGCACGGCGGCGCCCCCCTCCCCCGTGGGATCAGTGAGGCGATCGGGACAGGTCGACCCCCGGGGCGTGTGGGTGGCGTGGGGGCTGGTGATGTGGTGGTTCGGGGGTTTCGGGATCGGAATCCTCACGTGCTCTCCCCGTGAGCATTCCGTTACCTCACCGCACTGTCGGCAGGGGTTCACTCGCCGTTCACTTCCGTCCATTGGCGGCTTCACCTGATCTGCCTAATTTCGGCCTTACCCGGTGCGGGGCGCGGGCCTGAACAGGGCGGCGCGATCCGTGGCGACAGCAGTTTGAGGGACCAGAGGCATCAGCAGGACAGGTCCCGAGGCTGATACGACGACTTCGCACGCCGCCATCTGGACGGCGGCTCCTGGAAGGAACTCCCGAAAGTGAAGCTTCAGCGCAAGAACCGGCTGCGCGCCCTTTCTCTCGGCGCTGTCGCCGTCACCGGCGCCCTGACCCTCACGGCGTGCGGGTCGGACGACACCACTGGTGGCGCGAGCGGTACCGGCGGCAGCTCGGCGTCCGCCAGCGACATCGACTGCGGCGACGCCAAGGGCCAGCTGCTGGCCGACGGCTCCTCCGCGCAGAAGAATGCGATCGACGCCTGGGTGAAGCAGTACCAGAGCGTCTGCAAGGACGTCGTGATCAACTACAAGGGCAGCGGCTCGGGCGCGGGTATCACCGCGTTCACCCAGGGCCAGGTCGCCTTCGCGGGTTCCGACTCGGCGCTGAAGCCCGAAGAGGTCACGGCCTCCAAGGAGATCTGCTCCGGCGGTCAGGGCATCGACCTGCCGATGGTCGGCGGCCCGATCGCGGTCGGTTACAACGTCCCGGGTGTCGACAACCTGATCCTGGACGCCAAGACCCTCGCCCTGATCTTCGATAGCAAGATCACGAACTGGAACGACAAGGCCATCGCGGCGCTGAACCCCGACGCGAAGCTGCCCGACCTCAAGATCCAGGCCTTCCACCGCTCGGACGAGTCCGGCACCACGGACAACTTCACCAAGTACCTGATCGCCGCGTCCGGCGACAACTGGAAGTACGAGGGTGGCAAGGCGTGGGAGGCCAAGGGCGGCCAGTCCGCGCAGGGCTCCTCCGGTGTCGCCCAGGGCGTCAAGGAGACCAAGGGCGCGATCTCCTACATGGAGCTCTCCTACGCCAAGGACGGCATCAGCACGGTCGACGTCAAGACCGGTGCCGCCGCCCCGGTCGAGGCGACCGTCGAGAACGCCACCAAGGCCATCGCCGAGGCCGAGATCGTGGGCACGGGCAAGGACCTCGCGCTGAAGGTCAACTACGAGCCCACCGCCGAGGGCGCCTACCCGATCACCCTGGTCACCTACGAGATCGTCTGTGACAAGGGCAACAAGGCGGAGACCCTGCCCGCCACCAAGTCCTTCCTCACCTACATCGCGTCCGAGGACGGCCAGGCGCTGCTCTCCGAGGCCGGGTACGCCCCGATGCCCGAGGAGATCATCACCAAGGTCCGTACGACCATCTCGGAACTGAGCTGACCTGAGTGCGGTCCAGTCCCCACCGGGACTGGGCCGCACCGTCCGGTGCACCGCCGCCAGGAGCCTTCCGCCACCGCGGGTGGCTCCGCCCCGAGCCGCCGCCCGCAACGTGACGGCTCCGCAGACCGGAGAACCCGATGGACATATCTACAAAAGACACTCCTGCTCCCCCCACCCCACAGCCTTCCGACGCCGAGCAGAAGCGCGCCGCACGCGCGGCGACCCGCCCCGGCGACCGGATCTTCCTCGGCCTGAGCCGGGGTTCCGGCATTTTCCTCCTTGCGCTCATGGCGGCCATCGCCGTGTTCCTCAGCTACCGAGCCGCGCTCGCGATCAGCAAGGACGAGGCCAACTTCTTCACCACCTTCGAGTGGAACCCCACCGCGGTCCCGCCGACCTTCGGTATCGCGGTCCTGGCCTTCGGCACCGTCGTCTCGTCGGTCATCGCGATGGCCATCGCGGTCCCGGTCGCGGTCGGTATCGCCCTGTTCATCACGCACTACGCCCCGCGCAGGCTCGGCGGCTCCATCGCGTACGTGATCGACCTGCTCGCCGCCGTGCCTTCCATCGTCTACGGCCTCTGGGGCGCCCTCGTCCTCGTACCGCAGCTCGACGGGCTCTACGGCTGGCTGGACGACTACCTCGGCTGGACCGGCATCTTCGAATGGCAGGGCGGCGCCCCCCGTTCGATGTTCACCGTCGGCATCCTGCTCGCGATCATGATCCTGCCGATCATCACCAACGTGAGCCGCGAGGTCTTCCGCCAGGTCCCGCAGATGCACGAGGAGGCCGCCCTGGCCCTCGGCGCCACGCGCTGGGAGGTCATCCGCATGGCCGTCCTGCCCTTCGGGCGCTCCGGTGTCATCTCCGCCTCGATGCTCGGCCTCGGCCGCGCGCTCGGCGAGACGATGGCCGTGGCGATGGTCCTCTCCTCCAGCTTCGAGATCAACGCCAGCCTGCTGGACCCGGGCGGCGGCACGTTCGCCCAGAACATCGCCAGCAAGTTCAACGAGGCCACCGAGATGGGCCGTGACGCCCTCATCGCCTCCGGTCTGGTTCTGTTCGTGATCACCCTGTTGGTCAACGGCGCGGCCCGCATGATCATCGCCCGCCGCAAGGAGTTCTCGGGGGCCAACGCATGAGCAACGCAACCCTCTCCAACAAGGGCCCGAGCACGCTGCGCGCCGCGTCCCTGCCCAAGTGGTTCTCGTGGGCGGTCGCCGCCGGCTCGATCGCCCTGGGCCTCGGTATCAGCGCCGCGGCCGGCCTCGAGAGCTCCATCCAGTGGGCCCTGATCGCCGGAGTCCTCTTCGTCCTCGGGTCGTTCGTCATCACGACGCGCGTCGAGGGCCGCCGACAGGCCAAGGACCGCGTGGCGACCAGCCTCGTCTGGGTCGCCTTCCTCCTCGCCGTCATCCCGCTGGCCTCCCTGGTCTACGAGACCGTCAAGCGCGGTGTGAAGGTCCTCGACGGCTACTTCCTCAGTCACTCGATGGGCGTGGTCTCCACCTCCGAGCCCGGCGGCGGTATCTACCACGCCATCCTCGGCACCCTGGAGCAGGTCGGCCTCGCCACGGCGATCTCCGTGCCGGTCGGTGTGCTGACCGCGATCTATCTGGTCGAGTACGGCCGCGGCAGGCTCGCCAAGGCCGTCACCTTCTTCGTCGACGTCATGACGGGTATTCCGTCGATCGTCGCGGGCCTGTTCATCCTCAGTACCTGGATCCTGATCCTGGACATGGGCTACTCCGGCTTCGCCGGCGCGATGGCGCTGACGATCCTGATGCTGCCGGTCGTCGTCCGCTCCACCGAGGAGATGCTCAAGCTCGTCCCGAACGAGCTGCGCGAGGCCTCGCTGGCGCTGGGCGTGCCGAAGTGGCGCACCATCCTCAAGGTCGTGCTGCCGACCGCCATCGGCGGTATCACGACGGGTGTGATGCTCGCGGTCGCCCGTATCGCCGGTGAGACCGCTCCGGTCCTGCTGCTGGTGTGGGGTTCGAACTACATCAACGCGAACCCCTTCGCCGATCCGCAGGCGTCGCTGCCGATGTACATCTATCTGCAGTTCCAGCAGAGCGGCGGCTCCGGTGCGGCGTACGACCGTGCCTGGGCGGCGTCACTGACGCTCATCGCCTTCATCATGATCCTGAACCTGGCGGCCCGTGGCATCGCCCGCTGGAAGGCCCCGAAGACCGGTCGCTGACGCGGCCATACAGCGACCAGTTCCCCGCGAAAGAAGCAGTGATTTCCATGGCCAAGCGAATTGACGTCAGCGGCCTCAACGCGTACTACGGCTCCTTCCGGGCCATCGAGGACATCTCGATGGCCGTCGAGCCCCGTACGGTGACGGCCTTCATCGGCCCCTCCGGCTGCGGCAAGTCCACGTTCCTGCGCACCCTGAACCGGATGCACGAGGTCACGCCGGGCGGCCGCGTCGAGGGCAAGGTCATGCTCGACGACGAGAACCTGTACGGCGCCGGGGTCGACCCCGTGGCCGTGCGGCGTGAGGTCGGCATGGTCTTCCAGCGCCCGAACCCGTTCCCCACGATGTCGATCTACGACAACGTGGCGGCGGGCCTGAAGCTGGTCGGCAACAAGAAGAAGTCCGAGCTGGACGACATCGTCGAGAAGTCCCTCAAGGGCGCGAACCTCTGGAACGAGGTCAAGGACCGCCTCAACAAGCCGGGCTCCGGCCTCTCCGGTGGTCAGCAGCAGCGGCTGTGCATCGCCCGCGCGATCGCGGTCGAGCCGAAGGTCCTGCTGATGGACGAGCCGTGCTCCGCGCTCGACCCGATCTCGACGCTCGCCATCGAGGACCTCATCGGTGAGCTGAAGGAGCGCTTCACGATCGTCATCGTGACGCACAACATGCAGCAGGCGGCGCGTGTCTCGGACCGTACGGCGTTCTTCAACCTCGCCGCGGTCGGGCAGCCCGGCAAGCTCATCGAGATAGACGACACGGAGCGGATCTTCTCCAACCCGTCCGTCCAGGCCACGGAGGACTACATCTCCGGCCGCTTCGGCTAGGCCGACCTCCCAAGACCCCTCACGGTGCTGCATGGCGGTGCCACCGCGAGGTAGATAAGGGCCCGCCCCCGGCTCCCGGGGGCGGGCCCGTCGCCGTTCGGGGCAGGGGCCGAGGGCCCGTCGCCGTTCGGGGCCGGGGCGGAGGGCCGACCCGGCCTACAGGAACGCCAGGTTCACGATCCAGAAGCTCGTCGCGGCGACCAGGGCGGCGGCCGGCATCGTGATGAACCAGCCGAGGATGATGTTCTTGGCGACGCCCCAGCGGACGGCGTTGATGCGCTTGGTGGCACCGACGCCCATGATCGCCGAGGTGATGATGTGGGTCGTGGAGATGGGCGCCTTGAAGATGAAGGCCGTGATGAACATGATCGACGCGCCGGTGGTCTCGGCGGCGAAGCCCTGCGGGGGGTCGAGTTCGATGATCTTCCGGCCCAGGGTGCGCATGATGCGCCAGCCGCCCGCGTACGTACCGAGGGACAGCATGACCGCGCAGACGATCTTCACCCAGACCGGGATCGGGTCGCCGTAGTCCTCGACGTCCGCGATGACCAGGGCCATCACGACGATGCCCATCGTCTTCTGGGCGTCCTGGAGACCGTGGCCGAGGGCCATGCCCGCCGCCGACACGGTCTGCGCGATACGGAAACCGCGCTTCGCCTTGTGCGGGTTGGCGCGGCGGAAGATCCACATGATCGCCGTCATCACCAGATAGCCGACGACCAGGCCGACCACCGGCGACACGAACATCGGGATGACGATCTTTTCCAGGACGCCGGACCAGTAGACCGTCGTACCGCCCGCGAGCGCCGCGCCCACCATGCCGCCGAACAGCGCGTGGGAGGAGGACGACGGGAGGCCGAAGTACCAGGTGACGAGGTTCCAGGTGATCGCGCCGACCAGTGCGGCGAAGAGGATGCCCATCCCCTTGGAGCCCTCGGGCGTGGAGATCAGGCCCTCGCTGACCGTCTTGG
Encoded proteins:
- a CDS encoding phosphatase PAP2 family protein; this encodes MAGLAAHAALAAESGSNPDVELLYDINGLAKDAPAWLDRVMEFVGEYGLLIVMVLLILGCWWSVRRRGGEDAASSVAALVWAPLAAGIAVLVNVPIRGFVERPRPFRDHEGLDVLVAGKTDYSFVSDHATLIMAMAVGLFVADRKFGVVGLVVGLLGGFIRVYMGVHYPTDVIGGFALGTAVVLLLSPLAMALLTPVMKAVERSARVGWVVRGRGRDEGRAVVSGARVEGVSAEERDLAA
- the pstC gene encoding phosphate ABC transporter permease subunit PstC, whose product is MDISTKDTPAPPTPQPSDAEQKRAARAATRPGDRIFLGLSRGSGIFLLALMAAIAVFLSYRAALAISKDEANFFTTFEWNPTAVPPTFGIAVLAFGTVVSSVIAMAIAVPVAVGIALFITHYAPRRLGGSIAYVIDLLAAVPSIVYGLWGALVLVPQLDGLYGWLDDYLGWTGIFEWQGGAPRSMFTVGILLAIMILPIITNVSREVFRQVPQMHEEAALALGATRWEVIRMAVLPFGRSGVISASMLGLGRALGETMAVAMVLSSSFEINASLLDPGGGTFAQNIASKFNEATEMGRDALIASGLVLFVITLLVNGAARMIIARRKEFSGANA
- the pstS gene encoding phosphate ABC transporter substrate-binding protein PstS, whose amino-acid sequence is MKLQRKNRLRALSLGAVAVTGALTLTACGSDDTTGGASGTGGSSASASDIDCGDAKGQLLADGSSAQKNAIDAWVKQYQSVCKDVVINYKGSGSGAGITAFTQGQVAFAGSDSALKPEEVTASKEICSGGQGIDLPMVGGPIAVGYNVPGVDNLILDAKTLALIFDSKITNWNDKAIAALNPDAKLPDLKIQAFHRSDESGTTDNFTKYLIAASGDNWKYEGGKAWEAKGGQSAQGSSGVAQGVKETKGAISYMELSYAKDGISTVDVKTGAAAPVEATVENATKAIAEAEIVGTGKDLALKVNYEPTAEGAYPITLVTYEIVCDKGNKAETLPATKSFLTYIASEDGQALLSEAGYAPMPEEIITKVRTTISELS
- a CDS encoding inorganic phosphate transporter, which encodes MDTFALVVTIGVALFFTYTNGFHDSANAIATSVSTRALTPRAALAMAAVMNLVGAFLGSGVAKTVSEGLISTPEGSKGMGILFAALVGAITWNLVTWYFGLPSSSSHALFGGMVGAALAGGTTVYWSGVLEKIVIPMFVSPVVGLVVGYLVMTAIMWIFRRANPHKAKRGFRIAQTVSAAGMALGHGLQDAQKTMGIVVMALVIADVEDYGDPIPVWVKIVCAVMLSLGTYAGGWRIMRTLGRKIIELDPPQGFAAETTGASIMFITAFIFKAPISTTHIITSAIMGVGATKRINAVRWGVAKNIILGWFITMPAAALVAATSFWIVNLAFL
- the pstB gene encoding phosphate ABC transporter ATP-binding protein PstB; this translates as MAKRIDVSGLNAYYGSFRAIEDISMAVEPRTVTAFIGPSGCGKSTFLRTLNRMHEVTPGGRVEGKVMLDDENLYGAGVDPVAVRREVGMVFQRPNPFPTMSIYDNVAAGLKLVGNKKKSELDDIVEKSLKGANLWNEVKDRLNKPGSGLSGGQQQRLCIARAIAVEPKVLLMDEPCSALDPISTLAIEDLIGELKERFTIVIVTHNMQQAARVSDRTAFFNLAAVGQPGKLIEIDDTERIFSNPSVQATEDYISGRFG
- the pstA gene encoding phosphate ABC transporter permease PstA, giving the protein MSNATLSNKGPSTLRAASLPKWFSWAVAAGSIALGLGISAAAGLESSIQWALIAGVLFVLGSFVITTRVEGRRQAKDRVATSLVWVAFLLAVIPLASLVYETVKRGVKVLDGYFLSHSMGVVSTSEPGGGIYHAILGTLEQVGLATAISVPVGVLTAIYLVEYGRGRLAKAVTFFVDVMTGIPSIVAGLFILSTWILILDMGYSGFAGAMALTILMLPVVVRSTEEMLKLVPNELREASLALGVPKWRTILKVVLPTAIGGITTGVMLAVARIAGETAPVLLLVWGSNYINANPFADPQASLPMYIYLQFQQSGGSGAAYDRAWAASLTLIAFIMILNLAARGIARWKAPKTGR
- a CDS encoding FAD-binding oxidoreductase, yielding MERRTFIGGGAAALTTLATSACTAERTGTTTQSTDTSLRTATGTTTGAGAAATAAPDTASKSTAANWSALARDLDGPLIRPGDKSWSTARQLYNTRFDNLKPTAVAYVAHPDDIRTTLTYAKAHDIKVSIRNGGHSYAGWSSGNGRLVIDVSKLNKVRASANEAVVGAGAKLIDVYRALAAKGVTIPAGSCPTVGVCGLTLGGGHGVASRAYGLTCDSLTQATLITADGTQLIANATTNKDLFWALRGAGNGNFGVVTELRFKTHPAAKGVTAYLTWPWSKAAAVLKAWQEWGPTQPDEIWSSCHIQNGGTPSVSVAAFSLGTYGDLENALDRLADRVGTPARSVSLKRRSYEDAMEGYAGCSSFSTDAKCHLPGSTPGRSPEGALRRETYAARSDFFDRSISSAGIQTLLTQITGVRGGAGSIQLTALGGQVNRVSPTATAFVHRRSRMLAQYLASWKPGTSGTTAQSWLNTAHKSMTRHASGAAYQNYTDPTLPNWKKSYYGDAAPRLTTLKKKYDPKNFFNFPQSL